DNA from Drosophila suzukii chromosome 2R, CBGP_Dsuzu_IsoJpt1.0, whole genome shotgun sequence:
tattatggCGCCAAGGCGTTGCCAGAGCGCAAGGGCAGCTTTTTCAAATGCACGAGGGCTGGAgaagaaataattaatatattttactgaaACTTTTAAAATGTGAATTTCTAGTAAACTAGTAAACTACTTTTTCAATAAGTAATATATCAAATTGATCAGGCATGTCtttaattcattaaaaatattctttaacaCAAGTCCGTTATTATTGgacttatttttattttattaaagtattttataaaaaaacaattgtaatgaaaatcggtgggaaacaGCATTGTGTAGCTGACCCCGTTTAAGGAACTCAGAATTTGTACAAAATACACGAATTTGTCATACCCtacacaaaataaaattaaaaaaactcgATATTTTCCTTagtgtattttataaaaaaacaattgtaatgaaaatcggtgggaaacaGCATTGTGTAGCTGACCCCGTTTAAGGAACTCAGAATTTGTACAAAATTCACGAATTTGTCATAccctacaaaaaataaaattaaaaaaactcgATATTTTCCTTagtgtattttataaaaaaataattgtagtgaaaatcggtgggaaacaGCATTGTGTAGCTGACCCCGTTTAAGGAACTCAGAATTTGTACAAAATACACGAATTTGTCATAccctacaaaaaataaaattaaaaaaactagATATTTTCCTTACTTTTAATaaacgctgctgaaacaaacttgcgctgcgtaagaagctcaggaatctgcatgccaaatcccaatagcctagatcttatagtttccaagatttcagcgttcatccggacggacatggctagatcgacttggctagtgatcctgatcaagattatatatactttatggggccgaaaacgcttccttctgcctgttacatacttttcgacgaatctagtttacccttttactctacgagtaacgggtataaaaataaaaattcgaCGCATTTACTTTagatgtttttatttcttcatatgtacatatttatttattcggaAATTTTTAGATCAGCCTTATCGACGGCCGCCTCCTGGCTAGCCGCCTCCTGGATAGCCGCCTCCAGGCTAGCCGCCTCCTCGCTAGCCGCCTCCCGGCTAGCCGCCTCCTGATTTGCCGCCTCCTGATTTGCCGCCTCCTGATTTGCAGTCTTGCGGCGCTTCTGCGGCCTTTTGGCCTTTCGTTGTTTGCGTTTGGGGGGGGGAGCCCCTCCCTCGCCATCTCCAACGATGAACTTGTCTACGTTCTGTAAATGGgaagaaaaaattattaacaGTTCGTTTAAATTATTACATATAAATTACTTACGCACTTCACCAGCAGCACCCTCGACATTTTCTTGGTAAATAAAAGTTCCCGCGAATCGGGAGTGATGCCACACTTTCAGCTTGCCTTTATCGAAGTATCGATATAGGGTATCGATATAAGGTTCATGTGTTCTTAGTTACAATTTTGGAACAAATGAGATGCCCACAACGCACTAtgcttttttctcaaaaactgacggcttttcgtTCGCCGAACCGCATTtgttaattagtaaaatgaatttcctttccaacgaggtaccgtgcatgttggtacaacgtctgtgaaagtcaaattaattaaaaatagagatagcgtcgaaacattatttttttcccataTGGTTAGTGTCTTGGAAGCTTAGAACAGGGTGAACAATTTTGTTACAAATGAGATGCAAACCACGCATTAtgcttttttctcaaaaactgacggcttttcgtTCGCCGAACCGCATTTGTTAGTtagcaaaatgaatttcctttccaacgaggtaccgtgcatgttggtacaacgtctgtgaaaatcaaattaattaaaaatagagatagcgtcgaaacattatttttttcccataTGGTTAGTGTCTTGGGAGGTTAGAACAGGGTGAACAATAGATGCAAGCCACGCATTAtgcttttttctcaaaaactgacggcttttcgtTCGCCGAACCACATTtgttaattagtaaaatgaatttcctttccaacgaggtaccgtgcatgttggtacaacgtctgtgaaagtcaaattaattgaaaatagagatagcgtcgaaacattatttttttcccataTGGTTAGTGTCTTGGGAGCTTAGAACAGGGTGAACAGTTTTGTTACAAATGAGATGCCCACAACGCACTATgcgtttttctcaaaaactgacggcttttcgttcgccgaaccacattttttaattagtaaaatgaatttcctttccaacgaggtaccgtgcatgttggtacaacgtctgtgaaagtcaaattaattaaaaatagagatagcgtcgaaacattatttttttcccataTGGTTAGTGTCTTGAAAGCTTAGAACAGGGTGAACAATTTTGTTACAAATGAGATGCAAACCACGCATTAtgcttttttctcaaaaactgacggcttttcgtTCGCCGAACCGCATTtgttaattagtaaaatgaatttcctttccaacgaggtaccgtgcatgttggtacaacgtctgtgaaagtcaaattaattaaaaatagagatagcgtcgaaacataattttttgccatatggttagtgtcctgaatacattttttacatAGTGGTTCATGTCTTGGAACTTACTGGTTCAAATTTTAATCTGGCACCActtcttttaattatttatcttCCCCCACTGTAAAGcgattttctcaaaaactgacggctttatCGTTATGATTTTTGCACTGAACTTGCTTTAGGCGATCCCCAATCTGCCAatataccgtgcatgttggtacaacgtctgaGAGTGGAGCCCTGTGCAATTTACTATTTGCCCCCcttttttgtatggggaaaATCCTAGGTGCCTTCACTGTTAAgcttttttctcaaaaactgacggctttagCTCAATGATACTTTCTGACAAGAGACTTGAATTAACGCCCAATAACCAGGTTTACCGTGCATATTGgtacaacctctgtgaggggaGCAATAGACGAAATTGTGGGGACccgattttttaaatagatttttaataaatttctagAAGTCGGATATGTTTGCAAAGTATCTAGATCGAtagatatttttattctaaacaattctgcatttaatatttttccattCGGCCCCAAAAAGccgagaaaaacaaaaaataaaaattggccCCATGTTCCAGATTCCACCGTTCCGCCAGCGCCGCTAAGTCaccgacgctaatttgacggacaTCGCTAATTTGACGCACATTACTAATAGCTCGAAAAAATACCACAATTTGGGAACCttaaatagatttttttttaagtcaattttaTATGTTTATCAAGTCCACCTGTTGCTCATATCATCTGTGATTTATAACTTTTCTTATTGCTCTTTCATCTTGCTTATCAGTAGCATTCCCAGTTTAATGCAAAGCAATCAAAGATTTAGATAAAAagaattattcataaaaaaatgtctaGGTAGATACTCCCGGTCTTTATTCTTTGAGTTGCCTTCAGAATGGAAGCACGTAAATTGTCTACCCACGTACTGGTAATCTATTTAATTCTTAGCTCTATAatcttatatttaaaaatcattCATTTTTTAAGGACACCTCAGTGGGCAAAGCTGCTGCCAATGTCAGAGTAACCGTTTCAAGACTGGACGAGATCCAGGAGTGGAGATCGCTTCGAGCTGCCCAAACCGATGCAGATGGTCGCAGTCTGCTTTTGGAGCCTGGTCAATTTCCCAGCGGAATCTACAAGCTTACTTTTCACGTTGGCGCCTATTTTGCGGAGCGCCATGTGAGGACCTTTTATCCAGCTGTTGACATAATTGTGGACTGCAGTGAAAATCAGCACTATCATATTCCTTTGTTACTTAATCCCTTTGGGTATTCTACCTATCGTGGAACATAAAAACAATgaattttaaagaaataacaaaaaaaatttaataaaagtaCATACATAACGATGTATTTATATGTTATCTTTCAAAAACTCAATAAAAATAACAGTTGCGAATTTGAGTTTGAGATTTCTTTAAATTCCCATCGATAGGTGAACCCTAAGACGGAGTTCGTGCATACTTCGTGTTCGTGGCACGGTCAAAGTCCCCTCACGAACTCATCTCTATTCGCCAGTGTAGTATCTTACCATCTCTAGGCAGCATTCGGTTTGAGTTTGTATTTTGCGGATGTCGCGGGAGGTTCGTTCGCTCCGTTGTCGGTGTTTTGAATTGAGTGTTTTTGAAACAGCGATCGGGTCTTGTGCCGGTATTCTGAATgtaagaaaaatatttcaaaatataataacCTTAGCCAGTGGTTTTTGATAGATAAGTGAGTGAGATCCTTGAGTTCTGTTGATCTCAGCCTCCCACAGAGGCGCAACAGTTGTTTCCGAATAAGATTCTGTATGGAATTAATATCCGTGTGTGTTTTTTAAAGAGCTGAGCGAGAAGTTGGATTTGTTATTGGAAAGTACAAACAGCGCTCCCATAGACACACACTCGATGCGGCCGAGCCAACAAATCCCCGACAAATCTTAAACCAGTTTTAAGATACATATTCTTGGTGTCAGTGTGTGCATGTTGATTTTTTCTGGCattgttttcgtttttttaTTTCGTGCTGCTGGCTCTGCATCTTTTTTGTGTACCCGTACCCTTTTCGCTCGCCTCTAATCGCGTTTCCATTTTCTGGCCGCCGTCCAGATCCGAggttttggttttgggttTGGGTCCAAGCGAGCAACAAGTACCCCTGCCTAGTACCTATATCTATGTCTACACCCATACCCACACCGATGCCAAGTGCCTGCCCGCGTCTCGCTCCGTCTCCCATCTGAAAACCCGAAAACCACGGAAAGAAACGAGCTTAGATTCTAACGAGATCAGCACGCCAGTTGGTAACTCTTCCACAATTGGACCACTTTGAATGCTGTACGAAGCACCTTCAAAATACGGCGAAGATCGCACAAGTAACTCCAAAAGGTGAGTTGGGTTGGTTCTTGGTGACCTCATACGGTCTAGAGGAAATTAGGAATATCTTCTTTTTATACAGAAATCGAATGACTGTTGGCTAAAACCTGTTGCTCTACAGATAGCAATCAAAAATCAAACCAAAACATGGGTTGGAAACACGTCTAATGACAAtcttaattatacccgttactcgtagagtaaaagggtatactacattcgtcggaaagtatgtaacaggcagaaggaagcgtttccgaccccacaaagtatatatattcttgatcaggatcactagccgagtcgatctagccatgtccgtctgaccgtctgtccgtctgtccgtctgtccgtctgtctgtccgtccggatgaacgctgagatctcggaaactatgggagctaggctattgagatttggcgtgcagattcctgagcttcttacgcagcgcaagtttgtttcggcacagtgccacgcccactctaacgcccacaaaccgcccaaaactgtggctcctacagttttgatgctagaataaaaattttaactgaaatgtattgttctcatcaatacctatcgattgacccaaaaaaaagtttgccacgcccactttaacgcccacaaaccgcgaaaacctgtgacgcccacaattttcatgctagataaaaaattttaactgaaatgtattggtctcgtcgatacctatcgattgatccaaaaattttccacgcccactctaacgcccataacgcttaaatctgtataccgccggtaggtggcgcattttaatctcgctttgctgcttgcatatctccatatagctgagtaacgggtatctgatagtcgaggtactcgactatagcgttcttccttgtttttatagtCCAATCTATTAATTTGAGAAGGGTTTACCTTGGTTTTTAGAACCATCTTTGTATATCTTTCATACAAGGAACTTATAGTAAGATACATAGTTCAGTGTAAATGAAATCGTTATTTCTATCTACCCTGCTTTAAAAAAGATAGCCTTTTGGTTGTAATAAGTAAACTTCATAATAGTTAACAATTGGTTTAATTCAGCTTGTTTCttatctttttaaaattaaatcaaaagcATTTATTGATATGCCAAAAAGTAGTTTATTAAGTGTCATTGGTTTGTTGTTATCTAAGCGCACATGTTAAGAAGGTAATAAATACTTTAttataacatttttcttatacTGAAAGCTAAcatcaattttaaaaaagtttaaaaaagtGCTTACAACTAGTTAGTGGATAAAAATATTGCCAGTTCCTAAAgtgataaatatttatgaaacaAAACGTATAACATTATTCAGATCAATCTAACATTTCGAGTGGTTTTGAAATCaagtaaaataataaaagtcaTGGAATGTTCAAAAATGTCCCCAGAACCAGTTGGACTACCAAAGCAAAACTAACACTTTCATAATTCATTCGGTATACAAGTTCTTCGGAACGTGGGAAACATTTTATGTAAAATCTTTAATCTTAATTCAGTGttaatttcaaaaatatttatctgaAATTGACCAGCCCGAGGATCATTACCTCACCGTCACTGCGACATTTCGGGCAAATGGGTTTACCTAATAATTGAAAGTTCGGC
Protein-coding regions in this window:
- the LOC139352574 gene encoding treponemal membrane protein B-like, with the translated sequence MSRVLLVKCNVDKFIVGDGEGGAPPPKRKQRKAKRPQKRRKTANQEAANQEAANQEAASREAASEEAASLEAAIQEAASQEAAVDKADLKISE
- the LOC108008867 gene encoding 5-hydroxyisourate hydrolase codes for the protein MEARKLSTHVLDTSVGKAAANVRVTVSRLDEIQEWRSLRAAQTDADGRSLLLEPGQFPSGIYKLTFHVGAYFAERHVRTFYPAVDIIVDCSENQHYHIPLLLNPFGYSTYRGT